Genomic segment of Treponema primitia ZAS-1:
GTAGATCTGCACCGACTCAAACCCGCTCTTACTAAGCCGGTTCAGCTCAAATTCCGCCAGCTTGGCCCGCTTGGTTATTACATACACATAAGCCAGGGTCAACCGGCACTGGTAGACCCGCAGGGGTTCTTCACTATTGGTTACCACCTGCTCCAGATAGAGCAGGGCATCGTCAAACCGTTCCAGTTTCATATAACAAAGCCCTAAATAGTAGGACAGTTCCGTATTTTCTTCGACACTGCATTGCCCCGTATCGATTCTGAGCAGTTCCTGCAGGGCCGCCTCCCAGCGTTTTAAACCGAAAAGCCGTATCCCCTCTTTTAATCTTTCCTCAGAAACCCGGTTTTCCACCATATTAAGAAACCTCTATAACCCGGGCGGCTACCGCAGGACGGATATCATACGTCAAAGGATGAAACCCGAAGATCCGTTCGTAATCCTCAAGACGACGCCGGTATTCACCGATTGCGTTATCGTTGATAATCGTATAGGTACAGCCCCCAAAGCCCTGACCGGTCATACGGGAACCCAGAACCCCTTCAATCTCCTGGGCCCGCTTTACCAGCCAATCTATCTCGGGGCAGGAAACTTCGTACAGATCCCGCAGACTTTCATGGGAATGGAGAAGTACCTTGGAAAGAAGCGGAAAATCCTGGCGTTTCAAAGCATCTTCCGCGTCATAGACCCGCTGTATCTCCTGAACGATGTGCATGGACCGCCGCCGTATCTCCTCGGGCAGATCCCCCATGGATTCCACCAAATCCGGAGCGGCATAATCCCGTAAGTTAGACCCGGGCTTTTTCTGGGCAAGGAGTTCCAGCCCCCGTTTGATATCCTGCCGGCGCTGTTTCAGCTCATCTTCCACCCCAAGCCGGGGTACCCGGGAATCCATGACAACGATTTTATACTTTGAAAGGGGGGATTTGATTCGCCGAACCTCCATGGAAAGTTCATCCACCAGGAGAAAGTTATCCTTTCTGGCGTTAAAAGCGATAAGATAATCCACTGGGCTGGCATTTTTTCCAAAAAACAAGGCTTCTGCGCTAAGTAAGCGGTTAAGTAGTTCCTTATCGCTGATATTGGCCTGAAAAAAGCCCTTTAAGGCCACCGCAGACGCTACTTCAATAGCCGAAGAGGAGGCTAAACCCACCTGCTGAGGAATATTTCCCATCAAAGTAAAGTTGAGTCCCTTTACGGGGTAGCCCAATTCGGCAAAAACCTGGATAGCCACCTTGATATAATTGGCCCACCGGTCTTCCCGCTTGTATTTGAGGTTTACCAGGGTGGTCCGTTTCCGTTCCCCCAGATCCGCCGCGAAAAAACGAAGGGAATTATCCTTCCGCATGCTCACTGCAACTCTGATATACCGGTCAATAGCGGCGGACAGGAATAATCCGGCCTTTGGCTCCCCATGCTCGCCCAGAAAATGAATGCGGCCGGGCGCTTCGGCAACCACAACAGGTTCAGCTCCTCCACCGAGGCTGCCAGACCGAACTTCCCCTCCGGATCGGTCGGCATCAATCTCGTATTCTGTACGGTGGATCTGACCGATGTCCATCATATGCAAAAACCCCTCTCTAGCCTTATACTACAGGAAATTTCAGGATTGTTCAATAAAAATTACGAATAAAAATTGTGTATAATATGAAAAATTAGGCCTTAACCCGGAATTTCAGCCGCTGTATGGGAGAAGGTCCGAACCGGAGTACCGCTTCCCGGTGGGCTTTTGTGGGGTAGCCCTTGTGCTTTTCATACCCATATTGGGGGTAAAGCTTGGCGTAGCGGTCCATTTCCCGGTCTCGGGCGGTTTTGGCGAGGATGGAGGCAGCCATGACCTCGGGGATTTGGCCGTCGGCCTTGACCAGGGCTTTGCAGGGGATAGGGATATCCGGGACATAGAGACCGTCAACAATGGCTTCCAGGGAGGCGGCGTCCAAGCCGGGATAAGCGGCAAGCATGGCCTCAAAGGCCCGCTTCATGGCCAAGAGGCTGGCTTGGAGTATGTTGATTTCGTCGATTTCCTCGTGGCTGGCCCAGCCTATGCCCCAGGCCAGGGCGCCTTCCATAATAAGCGGCCGGCTGGTTTCCCGTTGTTTTTCGCTGAGTTTTTTAGAATCCCCCAGGATACTCCGGTTAAAATCCCCGGGAAGAACCACCGCGGCAGCGCAGACCGGGCCGGCAAGGGGTCCCCTGCCCGCTTCATCCAGGCCGCAGATCAAGGGTTGGCCTGTCCGGCTTTGCCCTTCAGCGCCGCCAGAATTGGCCGCAGTTCGGGGTCGTGGGCATAATAATGCTGTTCCAACTCCTCATGGCTCAGGCCGACTAACTCGTGGCTCATATAGTGGATCCACAGATCTTCATCATTAATAGAAAGCTCGTGCTTGCGGCACCAGTAATCGGGCTGGATGGGGTGTTGGTCCGGCTTGTCATAAAAATACTTGTAATCGTGAACCGCAACCTTGATATCATCCCGGGGTATACCCTTTTCCAGGATGATCCCGGTCAGGTGATTGATGGTTCTGCCGGAATCAAAAATATCATCCACCAGCAGCACCCGGTCCCCTATGCGCAGATGTTCCGGCGCGTAGGTCCAGCCCTCAACCTTCACCTGATCCGCCTCCCCAATGCCGGTATAGGACCGGGCAACCACGGCGGCATAGTAAACCGGCCGGTCATTTCTGCGGACTATCTTGAAGTATTCGCTTATCACATTCCCCAGGTAGGCGCCCCCCCGGAGGGATACATAGATCACATCGGGGATGAACCCGTCATGGTAGATCCGGTGGGCCAGTTTCAGCGCATTGTTCCGTACCACATCGTAGGAAAGAAATTCCTTTTTCATGCCGTAATTCTACCATAATTGCCCGGAGGTATCTACAGTTTCTCAAACTCCCAGCTAATTCCCCTATCCGATACGTGAACACGGCAGTAGGTACTATTCTCCCTAAAATCTTCAATGGTGATATATTCGACCCCACCGGCTTTCCGGATAATCCGCTGATGCACATGGCCCATAAACATAGCGTCCGCGCGGTCCCTTAGGATAGACAGGATCCTGGCCCGCTCCCGGGTGTCGGCGATCTGCTGAATGTCCACCGGGGTTTCCACAAACAAATTGGTGTGGGTAAAAACAAACACATGGCTTTTCGCAGACCGAAGCTCGTCCCGGAGCCAGTCCAGTTGGGCGGAACCAAAGGAGGCGTTAGCGGAATCCAGCACAAACAGACTGGTAGTATCGTGATCGATCCGGTACCTGGTTGAACCGATAAAATCCCTCCATATCGGCCAATTGTTAAAATATATATCGTGGTTCCCGACCACCGGGTAACAGGGGATGCCCAGGGTACGGGCTATTTCAATAAATTTCTCAATATCCCGCCGTCTCCCGTTCTGGGTAATATCCCCGGTGATAACCACAAATTTATCATCCGGCTTGATAGCGTCCTTCAGTCCTTCAAGCCCATGGGCATTGCCGTCTTCTATATGGGTATCGCTCAATACGATAAACGAATACTCACCGCCCAGGGAATGATTTCTGTCACTATCGGTAAGAAACGTAAAAACATTGCTGCTCTCAAGCCGGACATCCAATTCACCGGAGGCGATAAGGCCAACGAGGTCCACATTACAGGCCAGGGGCAGGAACAGGAGGGGAACGAGTGCAGCCAGAAGCAATATCCTGCTCCGAAGAGATTTTATTACCATGTGAATACGAGCCCCGCTTTATAGGCAATACCGTAAAACCGGGAGGACAGGCCGGCGCTTCCGGTTTGGTGCAGCTCCAGAGCGTTTGTCAGGGAAAGCGATTTGGTAATACCCACCCGGCTATTCAGGCTAAGGTAATAGACACCGAAATTTCCGGCCGCATAATCATTGAAATTGGCGCACCGTAAGCCAATTCTGAATTTTTCACTGTTGTAAAAATTGACATACCCCTCAAAGGCCAGGATCGACTCAAAAATAACCGGATCGTCAAAAAAAGAAGAAAAGCGGAGATTAGGTCCCAGGGTAAAGCCCGCATACTTACCTTTAAATCCGATCAGGGGAAGCACCGTATGACTGTTGGCCTCATACTCCGGCAGGGTATTGAACATATAGGAAAGGTACATATACAGCGGTACCCTGCGGATCAATCTTGCCTCAAGCCCCGCTGAGGCGTCCAGCTCATAGGCGGCGCTTGCGGTCCACAGGGAAAGCCCGCCCTGAACGGTATAGAGTTCATTAAATTCAAGAGAACCGGAGGCGGAAAGGGTTAAACACGAAGAATAGCTCCGGTTATATTCCGGCATAAGTTCAATGCCGGCCTCTTTATGGGAGATAGAAAAATCAAAACCGTACACGGGGGATGCGAAAAATAGTAAAACTACCAGCCCTGATATTCCTATAAAGCTGCGGCGCAACTTGCAGCGAAGCTCTCCGCGCATGACAATATTCATATACGAAATTTATTCCCGCTTAACCGGTCTGAAAAACCCGAAGAGGCTGCCACAGAAACCCCCGGCTATATGGGCAAATTCAGAAACATTGTTTGCGCTAAAGGAATTGAAAATTTCCCGGCCCAGATACAGGGCAAGGACCAGGATAAAGGTCAGGGGAATTTCCCCTTCCGTAAAGTTGGTGAACGATGCCAGGAGTATCATCATAAAAACTACACCGGAGGCGCCCAGGAGGGCGGTACGGAAGAGGAGTATGTTCAGCGCCCCCGTAACCAGGGCGGTGACGGCGATCATCAGGAGCAGGGAAAGGGAACCGTAGGAGGTTTCCAGCATGGGACCGATGAGCAGTATAAATGCGAAATTGGAAAGCAGGTGGTTCCAGGAAGCATGACCGATAACATGGGTAAAGAGGTTAATCCAGTTCCGGATCCGCGAAGGGTCAAAGCCTCCCTTGCCGGGCACGGTAAACCAGGCCTGGGTCAGGGAATGGAAAAAAAGCTGGGACAGGAGCAGCACAACGGCGCTGAGAAACGCGTAGGTTAATACCGTGGGGGAATTGTATTTTATCTTCATGTAACCTCAATTTGAACAGGACAGTGATCCGAGCCCTGTACATCGGGCCGTATAATTGAGCTTGCAATCCTGGGCATAAAGGCCCGGTCCACGCAGTGATAGTCGATACGCCACCCCACATTCCGCTCACGGGCGCTCATACGGTAGGACCACCAGCTGTAATGGCCGGTCTCACCGGGGTGTTTGTCCCGGAAGGTATCCGCATAGCCTGCGGAAGTGAAGGTATCCATCCAGGCCCGCTCCTCCGGAAGATACCCGGCGTTCCCCTCATTCTCCTTGGGCCGGGCCAGATCGATGGGGGTATGGGCGATATTGTAATCCCCGCAGAGCACCAGATGGCGCCCGGCTGCGACCAGCTTATTACAACATTCCAGTATGGCGGCGCAGAAGCCCAGCTTATAGTCCAGCCGCGCGCCGGCGTCCTGGGAATTGGGGAAATAGGCGCTGATCAGAACAAAGTCCTTAAAATCCGCCTGCAGCACCCTCCCCTCGTCGTCGAATTCCGGAACTCCCAGGGGCTTCACATCCAGGGGCTCGGTTTTACTATAAATAGCCGTCCCGGAATAGCCCTTTTTCCGGGCGCTGGCCCAGTAGGAAAAGTAGGGCTTCCCACCCTTATCCGCCGGGCCCTTCAGCTCCGGGGAAAGCTGGTCAGGATGGGCCTTGGTTTCCTGGAGGCAGAGCAGATCCGGCGATTCCTGCCGGACCCAGTCGATAAAGCCCCGCTTTTCCACCGCCCGTATTCCGTTAACGTTCCACGACAGAATTTTCATTACCACTATAATAGCTGAAATATACCCATAATGTGAAGACCGCCGGTGAGAGGAGGGCCCGGCCAGTGTCCTGCCGCCCGCTCATCAGTTTGCCGAATATGAGCGTACCCTTCCCGGACAATATGCCTCCAACTATTTTCCGGCCGGGGTTTGATGCCCTTTGGCCAAATATGCTATGCTGGGTTAGTGAGAACATCAGATACCCTGCCGGAGAAGTGGTACGACCATCAGCTTTCTTCACAGGAACTTAAACAATTCATAGCTGAAGAACGGAATGGAAAGGAAAACAAAAGTGTGTGGATCGGCATAGTAGAGCCGGAAGCCGCCGAACGGATAAAAACAGTTTGCGGAGATGAGGTATCAAAAATTATGCTGGAAAGCGGAGCCGTTCGGCACTCCTATAATAAAGCGCACCACAATCTCGCGGACACCGACCTTGAATATGCCGTTACGGTTATAAATAGCCCTTCAACAATCATAGCGTTATCCAACCAAAAACATCGTGATAGCGAAGTACTCTCTTTTAAGGGAAATATCAACGGCGAAATATATTTTTTAGAAGCCGTGCGCCCCAAGCATCAAGGCTGGCTCTCTCTCGTAACGTGCTACAGGCCAAAAAAGGCGGGACAGGGCTCCAATGCTGCGAAAACCGCCCCCCGGAGCTAACGTCCAAAACGTGCCGTCCCCTACCTATGTCTAAATATAGTCTAAACTGGTTTTCCAGTCAACGGTTAGCGGCGCCCTGCTTACTTGACCGACATTAAGTTTTATAGTAATTTTAGTCATTATTATAGAATATTTAAACCTAAATTGGTTTTTATTCCTGGGATGGGATGCGGAAAAATGCTCATAATTCCTTACAGTGTAAGCAATTACCCCCCCCCCCCGATAGATTTAGTAGATTATTTTAATCCCATAACTTTTCCCTTTCATACCTATTCTTATTCGGTCCTCAGAAAAGCCCGGGGTTTTCAGTCATGGAAACCCCGGGCCTTTTTTGTTCTTCCTGCGATTACAGGGTATTTCCCTGAAAAATATTTTTATTCCAAAGGAGTGAAGAAATGAAAAGAAATTGGCTAATTGGCCTAAGCGGCGTCCTGCTGGCAGTCTCCCTGGTCTTCGTCAGCTGCGGCGGCGATGACGGCGGCGGGGGGCCTGAAATAAAGAAGACTTCCGGAGATGATTTCGCTACTGCTATAGAAGAGGCTTTCGAGGATTTACCTGTAGAAGGTATAACAGCGGCGGCGGTGAAAGAGTTAACATTCGATCAACTTTTTGAGGAACTTGCTAACCAGACCGGACTCTCAAAGGACGAAATAAAAAAATATTTTACCCAGGATGTAGATGGGACAAACCCGGTTGATGGCAGCATAAAAATTAAAGATGCCGGAGATTTTTACATAAGCGAAGCCTTATGGGATGACTTATCCGGCAAAGATGAAACCGGGCCCGGCAGCGGGAGTATTTCTGTAACCAAGGTCCAGGTATATGACGCACAAGACACGACCAAAGCAATAACCGGCAAGGCAACCGTAAAACTTGATCCGTACCTGGGTGATCGCCCTTCAAACCCCACCTATTTGAATGCCGGAACGATTGCCAATGGCAAACTGACCCTAACGCTTCCGTCTACCGGCTTTGAGGATTTTCTGTTCACACAAAAAGACGAACCGGAGTTGAAAGATCTTACGATACAGCCCGCGGATACCAAGATACTTTGGAGTGCGAGATTAAGACTGTTTAACGCTGCGGGTAACGAAATCGGCAGGCTCCGTTATGAGAAAGCCAGTCAATCCGACGATGGTGAAATTTCGTATTGGTATTTTGACAAGGATGTTCGCATCACCGGTACCTTGTCTTCCTCCGAAGAGCACGACAATGGGATTACGTGGACCGGTACCGATAAATATGATATCAATGTGAAAAAGGGCTGGAATCCAATACGGTATTACGGAACAGGGAATCAAACAACGCATACGTGGGACTATACCTGTACAAGTACGATCGGTAACACATCAGGGTATAAATGGACCTTGGACTGGTGGGGTGACGGCCTCGATCCTGACTCCTCCGAATCCGGCGGCGGCGCCCAGGCTGTTGTGATAGACGAGCCGGTGTATCAGTATCCCAAAAACGAATCAAACTTAACGACTACCCTTAAGTATTATCATGGCATGGCTGATCGCACCATAAGAACGCTGGCTTCGGCGGGTATTCCCGATTTTGTCGTGACCAATGGACACCTGAATGTTACGCTGCCTGCCACGCTGAGCGCGGACGCTGTTTATGATACAGATAGCGGGTTAGCTGGCAGCGGCCTTACGATAGCGCCATCGGACGCAAAGATTTTCTTCCTAAACGCCCTTTATGACAACTCTGATGGTTCGGGGGAATCATTATTACACTGGGGTAAAATAGGTGATAATGGCGACGCCAATTATTTTATCTATGCCAATAAAGATGTAACGGTAACCCGTGGCAGTGAAGTGATCCAACTCAAAGCAGGCTGGAATTGGGACGACAGCGATACCTATAATTGGACCTACTATAATTGGGATAATGAAGATTAAAGAAGCCTGACAGCGTACCGTACAGATCGAAGATCCGACGCTGCGCGAAACTCTATTTACTAACATCGGCCCGATTTAGCGGAAACAGCCCGCAAACCGGGCTTTTTTTATCTCTTCCTCCCAAGCTATTCCCTATCACCTGTTTTTCCGGTATCCTTTCCTTATGCCCTGGTTTTTCGAGAACGAAACGGATTTAGCCGCAAAAAAGAAGCATAAACTTGCGGAACCCGAAGAATTCCGGGTCGTTATGCTGAACGATCACTATACCACCATGGACTTCGTAGTGGAGATCCTGATGCTCGTCTTCCATAAGGGTGAGGAGGAGGCGAACCGCATAATGATGGATATTCACCGGAAGGGCCGGGGCGTTGCGGGAATCTACCCCTGGGATATAGCCCAAACCAAGGCGGAACAGGTCCATGCCATGGCCCGGCAGAACGAATTTCCTCTGCATTGTGTGGTAGAAAAAAACTAAAAATTTGATTATATTTATTGGGAGGGGTGAAAAGTGAAAATCAGCCGCCACGTGCAGGCGATCATCAATGCCGCCTATAATGAGGCCAAGGTACGTAACCATGAGTACCTGACCCCCGAACATGTTCTTTATGCAGCCCTGGCCTTTAACGAGGTACAGGGCATCCTTGTCTCCTGCGGAGCCAACCTGGATCAGCTCAAGCTTGGGATGGAGGATTATTTTGAACAGCAGGTACCCACCCAGGACAATACCGAACCTACCCAAACCGTGGGGTTCCAGAGTGTATTGGAGCGGGCGGTACTTCAAAGCCAGTCTTCCCAAAAGCAAATCCTGGATATCGCGGATATCCTGGTTTCCCTTTACGATGAAGAGCGGAATTACTGCGCCTATTATCTGCGCAAATCCGGGATAAAGAACCGGTTGGAGCTTCTGGAAAGCCTTTCCCGGGAATTCGAAGATGAGGGTGAACAGAATTTTTCCCAGGGCTATTCCCCTAAATTTAGCCGAACCAACCCCAACCCCTTGAATGAGGGGGAACCGGGCCGCGAGGGTTTTCCCGAAGAAGGGGAAATGGCGGATCCCGCCCAAAAAACCAAGGCCAACAAACGGAGCGCCCTGGAACGGTACGCCACGGAGCTTACCGCCCTGGCAAAGCTGGGCAAACTGGAGCCGGTAATCGGCCGGCGGACCGAACTGGACCGGACCGTGCAGGTGCTTTGCCGCCGGCTTAAAAACAACCCCGTCCATGTGGGGGATTCCGGGGTGGGCAAGACCGCCATCACCGAAGGGCTGGCCCAGCGCATTGTCGCCGGGGAGGTCCCCCCCACCTTAAAGGATTTTTCAATCTTTTCCCTGGACATGGGCGCCCTGGTGGCGGGAACCAAATACCGGGGCGATTTCGAGGAACGGATCAAACGGGTTGTGGAAGAGATCCTGAAAAAAGAAAAGGCCATCCTCTTTATTGACGAGATCCATACCCTGGTAGGGGCCGGTTCCGTCTCGGGCAGCGCCCTGGACGCCTCCAACCTCCTTAAGCCCGCCTTATCATCGGGGAAACTCCGCTGCATAGGCTCCACCACCCACGAGGAATACGGCAAGTTTTTCGAGAAGGACCGAGCCCTGTCCCGGCGCTTCCAGAAAATTGATATTGACGAGCCCAGCCAGGAGGATGCCATCGCCATACTCCAGGGGCTCAAGTCTAAATACGAGGATTACCACAAGGTGCGGTACAACGATGCGGCGGTGGAGGGCGCAGTGCGGCTTTCCGCCCAGTTCATCACCGAACGGCGCTTGCCGGATAAGGCCATCGACGTAATCGACGAGGCCGGGGCCTTTGCCCGTATCGAAGCCTTCAAAAACAAGGCCGATAGGGGCGCGGAGCTTCCGCGGGAAGCTTCGGCAACGGGTACAGCGGAAACACCGGCGACGGGTGCGGCGGAAGTATCCGCGGAGGAAGCGCCTATAGACATCGGTCTCCAGTTAATCGAAGCCGTGGTTTCCCGGATAGCCCGCATCCCCGAACGGTCCGTGGGGGAAAGCGAGAAGGACAAGCTCCGCTTCCTGGAGGACAAGCTCCGCTCGCGGATCTTCGGCCAGGACGAGGCGATCCTGGCGGCGGTCAAGGCGGTCAAGCGTTCCCGGGCCGGGTTCCGGGCGGATAACAAGCCCGTGGCGAACTTCCTCTTTGTGGGCCCCACCGGTGTCGGCAAAACCGAGTTGGCCCGGGCTTTGGCGGATATCCTTGGGGTGTCCATGCACCGCTTCGACATGAGCGAGTACCAGGAAAAGCATACCGTGTCCCGTCTTATCGGATCCCCCCCGGGCTATGTGGGTTACGAAGAGGGGGGCCTCCTCACGGACGCCATCCGGAAGCAGCCCCACAGCGTTGTACTCCTGGACGAAATCGAAAAGGCGCATCCGGACATCTACAATATACTTCTCCAGATCATGGATTACGCTACCCTAACCGATAACAACGGCAGGAAGGCGGATTTCCGCAACGTGGTCTTTATCATGACCAGTAACGCCGGCGCCCGGGAAATCGGCAAGAGCCTCATCGGCTTTGGCGAGCGGGTTGCCGGAGAGGCGGAGGTGGACAGCGCGGTGGAGCGGATCTTCACCCCGGAATTCCGCAACCGCCTGGACGCGGTGATCCGCTTTAGTCACCTGTCCAAGGAAGTGATGCAGTCCATAGTCCGCAAGGAACTGGATCTCTTTAAAGCCCAGTTGATGGAAAAGAAGGTAGACCTGGAAATAAGCGATGCCTGCGTGGAGCATCTTGCGGAAGAGGGCTACAGCCAGGAATTCGGCGCCCGCAACGTGGGCCGCCTTATTGAAGACAAGATCAAGTCCTTCTTTGTGGACGAGGTCCTCTTCGGCAGCCTCAGTTCCGGCGGTGCAGCCCGGGCGGACTGGCACGACGGGGACTACCACATTGAGGTACGTGATTCCGCAGAAGCGCTGGCTTCGATAGACGGCTAGAGCCTCCCCTATCCTTATACCATGCGGTTCCGTTCCGGTCCGGACCCCCAATTTCCTTACCTCACCGAGTATGATCGCTTTAATTTTCCGTCCCCCGAGGAAAGCCCGGACTGGATCGTAGCCGTGGGGGGTAATCTCTCCCCGGGTATGCTCCTTTCCGCCTATGAACAGGGCCTGTTCCCCTGGTATAACCAGGATGACCCCATACTCTGGCAGTCCCCGGACCCCCGGTTTGTCATATTTCCGGAAAAACTCCACGTTTCAAAGTCTATGCAAAAAGTTTTTAGACAGGGGCAATTCAGCTTTGCCCTGGACCGCAATTTTCCCGCTGTCATCCATGGCTGCGGTGAGGTCTGCCGCCCCGGCCAGGGGGGTACCTGGATCACCAAGGACATCATCGCCGCCTATACGGAACTCCACCGCCTCGGCTGGGCCCATTCTGCGGAAAGCTACCTGGATGGCGAGCTGGCCGGGGGCTGCTACGGGGTACGGCTTGGCAATGCCTTTATCGGGGAATCCATGTTCGCCCGGGAGCCCAATGCGTCTAAAGCAGCATTTCTGCGGCTGGCAAAGATCCTCTTTGCGGACGGGGTCTCCTTCATCGACTGCCAGGTTCACACGGATCATCTGGAAAGCCTGGGGGGAGAGGAGATCAGCAGGAAGGAATGCCTTAAACTTCTGGGCCGAGCCCAGGCGGAACGGAACCACGCCGGGGGTAGGAGGGGCAATTGGGGAGAGTTGTACGGAGAATTATAACACAAATAATCAGCGCCTTGGGCGTTGATTTACCATGAGATTTTAGAACTGATCAGCCGATCTTAGCCGAGGAGATCCACGTTGTTACCGACATTAGAATCGGTGATAACTTCGGCGGACTCAAGCAGCTTGGCAGCAGCGGCGCCCTGTTCTTCAGCATTCCGAATGGCCATGCTCTGAACCTTAGCCGCCGCTTCCTGCTGAACCGCATCTTGGGTCATAGGCTTAGAAACGTTTTCTATTTCCATGTTATAAGTATACACCGGAATACACAAAAATGCAATAACAATGAAAAAAACCGTAAAAGACTACAGCCGCCCTTGGTATCACCTTCGCTGTCCCATACCCAAGAGCGGCACTGGTACTATTCCCGCCTTACTGTAATTCGGCGGGCACCGTCTTGGGCATCTCCGTATGATTAGGCCCAAAGTGTTTGAGGATTACCAAAGGCTCAACACGGCTCTTGTTGACCAGCGTTACCCCGGCTTTTGCCGTGGACTCGGCAACAAAAAACTCATCGGTACTCTGCTGACCAAAACGCAGCAGGGTCGGAGCTTCAATCTCCCACTTGTTCAAAGTACCATGCCCCTGCACACAGATAAGACCGTAGGCGGCGGGGTCCTTGACGGTAACGCTTTCTCCGGGCTGCACCGTAAGTTCTTTGGCGCCAAAGTACTCGTTGGCATAGGATACCCACTTTTCCGTATGGGCCTTATCGGAAACCACCGTAACCGGGGGCCGGAAATAGTGCTTCCGGTAACTGGGGTCTATGTTCTTTTCCCAATCCAGGAGGCTGAAGATATAGTCGATATCTTCTTTTTTATCCGTGGGACATTCGGCCACGAGGAATTCCCGGGGATAAATCTCGCCGGAAGCTACATTTTCATATACCGCATTTACATCCGCATTCCACTGGGGTTCATAGGTCAGCACCGAAGCTGGGGCATGGATAACCCCCGCCGGGGTATACCAGCCGGTTCCCAGGGTTACCCGGTAGGCCCGGGAAAGTTCAGTAATCCGGGTATCGCCCTTTAGGTAATCCCGCAGTCTCTGTTTAACCTGTTCGGGTTTTACATCGGGATCAAAGCCAAAATAGGTGGCGTCCAGGGTTCCGGTATAATTATTCAACTGAGGCGGGAAGTAGTAGGACTCCGGTTTACCCAGCTTCCCCACATTTTTAGCATGCTCAAACATCAGATGCACATGGTGAAACAGGGGATCCACATAGTCAAAATATTTTGAATACATGGGCCAGCCGCCGTATTTTTTTACCAGCTCTTCGCCTACGATTCCGGCGCCCAGGGTTTCAACCGCTTCTTTCAGGGTAAACTTCTCATCATTGTCATAACTTACCGCCACATAACTCAAGCCTTCGTCCGCCCCGGCCAGGGGTCCGTTTTGTGCGGCAATGGTAGAGGCAAACCAGCGTTCCTTTATAGAACCCCGTATCAGCCCATACGCATAATAATCATTTGGGTGTAGTTTAAGACGTCTGCCCGCCTTACCGTTGGGCCGTGGCACAAACACCGGATTCAGACGGAAAATACCGCCGCCCTGTTCTAGGGTCTTTTCGATAAGTGATTTGTTACTCATTCTTATATTCTCCTTTGGTACATTTGGTTTTCATTTTTTGAGCAATCGGGTTGGCGGTATATTCCATCGCCTGAACCACCTAGGCTTCCCGTAAAAACGCGACGTATCCTTTATAGGTGGTGTAGAGATCTATCTTACTGATCACCTCGAAGGGCGAGTGCATGGAGAGCACCGGAATACCGCAGTCCAGGACCTCTACCCCCAGGTTAGCCACATCCAGGGCGATGGTTCCGCCGCCGCCCTTATCGACCTTGCCCAGAGCGCCGAACTGCCACTGGACCTTGTTCCGGTTAAGTATGCCCTGAAC
This window contains:
- a CDS encoding phosphoribosyltransferase; protein product: MKKEFLSYDVVRNNALKLAHRIYHDGFIPDVIYVSLRGGAYLGNVISEYFKIVRRNDRPVYYAAVVARSYTGIGEADQVKVEGWTYAPEHLRIGDRVLLVDDIFDSGRTINHLTGIILEKGIPRDDIKVAVHDYKYFYDKPDQHPIQPDYWCRKHELSINDEDLWIHYMSHELVGLSHEELEQHYYAHDPELRPILAALKGKAGQANP
- a CDS encoding tetratricopeptide repeat protein; protein product: MVENRVSEERLKEGIRLFGLKRWEAALQELLRIDTGQCSVEENTELSYYLGLCYMKLERFDDALLYLEQVVTNSEEPLRVYQCRLTLAYVYVITKRAKLAEFELNRLSKSGFESVQIYTTLGYAAWTQKQYKQAVEYYEKAIELDENNATAMNGLGYILADTNMDISRGLRLCRKAVDRAPQNAAYLDSLGWAYYKGGNTQESRVWLRRAYDLSSHNSVIRAHLRLVVGDGS
- a CDS encoding rhomboid family intramembrane serine protease, with amino-acid sequence MKIKYNSPTVLTYAFLSAVVLLLSQLFFHSLTQAWFTVPGKGGFDPSRIRNWINLFTHVIGHASWNHLLSNFAFILLIGPMLETSYGSLSLLLMIAVTALVTGALNILLFRTALLGASGVVFMMILLASFTNFTEGEIPLTFILVLALYLGREIFNSFSANNVSEFAHIAGGFCGSLFGFFRPVKRE
- a CDS encoding ribonuclease HII; translation: MICGLDEAGRGPLAGPVCAAAVVLPGDFNRSILGDSKKLSEKQRETSRPLIMEGALAWGIGWASHEEIDEINILQASLLAMKRAFEAMLAAYPGLDAASLEAIVDGLYVPDIPIPCKALVKADGQIPEVMAASILAKTARDREMDRYAKLYPQYGYEKHKGYPTKAHREAVLRFGPSPIQRLKFRVKA
- a CDS encoding exodeoxyribonuclease III; translated protein: MKILSWNVNGIRAVEKRGFIDWVRQESPDLLCLQETKAHPDQLSPELKGPADKGGKPYFSYWASARKKGYSGTAIYSKTEPLDVKPLGVPEFDDEGRVLQADFKDFVLISAYFPNSQDAGARLDYKLGFCAAILECCNKLVAAGRHLVLCGDYNIAHTPIDLARPKENEGNAGYLPEERAWMDTFTSAGYADTFRDKHPGETGHYSWWSYRMSARERNVGWRIDYHCVDRAFMPRIASSIIRPDVQGSDHCPVQIEVT
- a CDS encoding metallophosphoesterase family protein; this translates as MVIKSLRSRILLLAALVPLLFLPLACNVDLVGLIASGELDVRLESSNVFTFLTDSDRNHSLGGEYSFIVLSDTHIEDGNAHGLEGLKDAIKPDDKFVVITGDITQNGRRRDIEKFIEIARTLGIPCYPVVGNHDIYFNNWPIWRDFIGSTRYRIDHDTTSLFVLDSANASFGSAQLDWLRDELRSAKSHVFVFTHTNLFVETPVDIQQIADTRERARILSILRDRADAMFMGHVHQRIIRKAGGVEYITIEDFRENSTYCRVHVSDRGISWEFEKL
- a CDS encoding galactokinase, encoding MMDIGQIHRTEYEIDADRSGGEVRSGSLGGGAEPVVVAEAPGRIHFLGEHGEPKAGLFLSAAIDRYIRVAVSMRKDNSLRFFAADLGERKRTTLVNLKYKREDRWANYIKVAIQVFAELGYPVKGLNFTLMGNIPQQVGLASSSAIEVASAVALKGFFQANISDKELLNRLLSAEALFFGKNASPVDYLIAFNARKDNFLLVDELSMEVRRIKSPLSKYKIVVMDSRVPRLGVEDELKQRRQDIKRGLELLAQKKPGSNLRDYAAPDLVESMGDLPEEIRRRSMHIVQEIQRVYDAEDALKRQDFPLLSKVLLHSHESLRDLYEVSCPEIDWLVKRAQEIEGVLGSRMTGQGFGGCTYTIINDNAIGEYRRRLEDYERIFGFHPLTYDIRPAVAARVIEVS